The DNA region GGACCTGGTCCACCTGGTTGATCGCGGCAACCAAACCTTCAAGGCTGATATCTTCAAAGAAGCTCCGTTCCTTCATTCATCACATCGATAAACTTTCGATACGCGTATACCCGGTTTCTATTCCTGCCCGTGATTTCCCGGACCATCCCGGCATCCTCCAGAGCCTTCAGGGTCTTGTTGACCGTGTTTGGAACCAGCCCGGTAGATTGACAAAGTCTGGCGGCATCCGCTAACGGCCTTTGCATAAGACTCTGGTGGACCATCAGGGCTGATCCTGCGATGCGACCCAGACCACGCACGGCAACCCTGTCTTCTTCGGCCAACCGGATCAGTCTCTTGGCTGTTTCTGCTGATTGCTCCGCCGTTAAAAGGATCGCTTTGGCAAAAAAAGAAAGCCAGCCTTCCCAATCGTTTTCAAGCCTGGTTTTCTGAAGCAGGTCGTAATATTCATCCCGGTGGTTTTTGAAATAAAGACTCAGGTAGAGCAGGGGTTCATGCAGGATAGCGTCATTACAAAGTATGAGCGTAATCAGCAGTCTGCCAAGCCGTCCATTCCCATCCAGAAAGGGATGTATGGTCTCGAACTGGGCGTGGGTCAGCGCTGCTTTCTCCAGGGTACTAATTTTCCCCCGTTCATTATTGTAGAAAAGCTCCAACTCTCCCATGCACCCCTGAACAGCATCCGGTGGAGGAGGTACATAGACTGCGTTGCCCGGGCGTGTTCCGCCAATCCAGTTCTGGCTCCGCCTGAATTCTCCGGGATCTTTTCTGCTGCCCCGGCCGCTTTTTAAAAGAATGGCATGGATTTCCTTCAATAAGCGGTTGGAAAGGGGGAAGCCTGATCGGATTTTGTCCAAACCATAGGTCAGAGCTGCCACATAGCACGAAACCTCTTCTACGTCATCTATAGGAACGCCCGGCACGGCTTCCATCTCAAAAAGAAGGAGGTCCGACAGGGACGACTGAGTTCCTTCGATCTGTGAGGATAAAACCGCTTCTTTTCTGATATACATGTACAGAAGCAGGTTCGTATCGGGCAGATAAGCAGAGGCGCTATCCAGCCGCCCCAGGGCGATAAGAGCCCGATCCAACTCATCCCGAAGCTCCGGTGATATTTTCAGTGGAGGATCAGGAGGCAACGGATCGGGTATGAATGCCCGTACCGGCTCCCCCGCCGTGCTTACGGTCCGGTATCGCCCCATTGACCTTCTTTTCATTTTTTCCTCCGACCCTTATGTAATAGGGTTAATGCATTTTCTGTATTTACCAATTTAACTATTGCACGAATATGCCATAATGTGCAATAAGAAAATTATTTCTAATCCTCAAAAATTCCCTCCATATATGGAGGTTCCACCAAATATGGAGGCTCCTCCTATCGTTTTAACCTTCCACCCTATTCTCTCCTCTTAATAAAACCCTGCGATATCAGACCTGATTCCAAGATTTTTCTTTTTTCGGAATTTTG from Deltaproteobacteria bacterium includes:
- a CDS encoding Fic family protein produces the protein MKRRSMGRYRTVSTAGEPVRAFIPDPLPPDPPLKISPELRDELDRALIALGRLDSASAYLPDTNLLLYMYIRKEAVLSSQIEGTQSSLSDLLLFEMEAVPGVPIDDVEEVSCYVAALTYGLDKIRSGFPLSNRLLKEIHAILLKSGRGSRKDPGEFRRSQNWIGGTRPGNAVYVPPPPDAVQGCMGELELFYNNERGKISTLEKAALTHAQFETIHPFLDGNGRLGRLLITLILCNDAILHEPLLYLSLYFKNHRDEYYDLLQKTRLENDWEGWLSFFAKAILLTAEQSAETAKRLIRLAEEDRVAVRGLGRIAGSALMVHQSLMQRPLADAARLCQSTGLVPNTVNKTLKALEDAGMVREITGRNRNRVYAYRKFIDVMNEGTELL